The following proteins are co-located in the Penaeus vannamei isolate JL-2024 chromosome 34, ASM4276789v1, whole genome shotgun sequence genome:
- the LOC138859223 gene encoding uncharacterized protein: MPYARLPQAKVHIGVPGCSLAPYLSGLGTSQQPPSQLTLAHSPNEGPSLASLNPRLREYSYSFVISATDVQHLISNFSILSLTDNFIGERQPLSCKSNCYRFQSLKNNGGAFPLKKTFSFAYPLSFPNNTRNSADFWNNVAVDQDRGNCLDVLEMGEEKAVVYPNNEDGNHGINIYRLEGGSNIIENDVSNNCGFYRLEKHAGYTSPFPTYQVVASYVNNSAYVLTRSKKQIGVFSLCGNSSKGKFYQNVCSKTSTLTGADLSDVLPGYYTVASESGKLLVKDAGSKNPDAVWACNFQEEMTSKKCSFHCEFGRHPLSVLVNNKSSLWLCDTRISGQTSNSCKRLLLNTSSMKKFISGIEEISVFSQCEELPYLYVITSKGVLVYDERYNKTPSMMWQHRLKNVPSFVTTQKFGDSEAVMLSGKENNEVCIILNDWVHSGSSSWCTSKSLPKHFNIAQDTINFTHSEEISFTHEAYDHVSSNCIGLASFIPSKNENEMCLLNLNKYGDVFSQHFKLSKSSDDLVNKEDIEIGKRILSHWQDHVNSTAEKAEQHQYMEGSQFLQKLVKRDSVIATSLCEMFMGLPDFAIDEKECTDESTSRKCLGLEIKYKKSQERQAIPTTEAERMVTELSR; this comes from the exons atgccttatgcacgattgccgcaagcaaaagtccacataggtgtacctgggtgcTCATTAGCgccgtacctctccgg ATTGGGCACCTCCCAGCAACCCCCTTCCCagctcacgcttgctcactcacccaatGAAGGGCCAAGTCTAGCTTCACTTaacccaaggctaagggaatattctTATAGCTTTGTCATTTCAGCGACTGATGTTCAGCACCTC ATTTCTAATTTCTCAATTCTCTCCTTAACAGACAACTTTATTGGTGAGCGGCAACCCTTGTCTTGCAAGTCGAACTGTTATAGGTTCCAGAGTTTGAAAAACAATGGAGGAGCCTTTCCATTAAAGAAAACTTTTAGCTTTGCATATCCATTGTCATTTCCCAATAATACTAGGAATTCAGCAGACTTTTGGAATAATGTGGCAGTTGACCAGGATAGAGGAAACTGTTTGGATGTTTTGGAGATGGGTGAAGAGAAGGCTGTTGTATATCCAAATAATGAAGATGGAAATCATGGGATTAATATCTACAGGCTGGAAGGTGGAAGTAACATAATTGAAAATGATGTTTCAAATAACTGTGGATTTTACAGATTAGAGAAGCATGCAGGGTACACATCTCCTTTTCCTACATATCAGGTTGTAGCTAGTTATGTAAACAATTCTGCATATGTTCTCACAAGGTCTAAAAAGCAAATTGGTGTTTTTTCTTTATGTGGGAATTCCAGCAAGGGTAAATTCTATCAAAATGTTTGTAGTAAGACATCTACTCTAACTGGGGCTGACCTCAGTGACGTTCTACCAGGTTATTATACTGTAGCGTCAGAAAGTGGTAAACTGCTTGTAAAGGATGCTGGTTCTAAGAATCCAGATGCAGTATGGGCATGCAATTTTCAAGAAGAAATGACATCTAAAAAATGTTCTTTCCATTGTGAGTTTGGAAGACATCCACTTTCTGTTCTTGTTAACAATAAATCTTCATTATGGTTATGTGATACCCGAATCAGTGGACAGACTTCTAATAGTTGTAAGAGACTTTTACTAAATACAAGCAGTATGAAGAAATTTATATCAGGAATAGAGGAAATTAGTGTTTTTTCACAATGTGAAGAATTGCCATACTTGTATGTTATAACTTCAAAAGGTGTGCTTGTGTATGATGAAAGATATAACAAAACTCCAAGTATGATGTGGCAGCATAGGCTAAAAAATGTCCCATCATTTGTAACTACGCAGAAATTTGGAGATTCTGAAGCTGTTATGCTgtcaggaaaagaaaataatgaagtgtGCATAATACTGAATGACTGGGTTCACAGTGGTTCTTCCTCGTGGTGCACAAGCAAGAGCCTTCCAAAACATTTTAACATTGCTCAGGACACAATAAACTTTACTCATTCAGAAGAAATATCATTCACACATGAAGCTTATGACCATGTCTCCAGTAATTGCATTGGGTTAGCATCTTTCATACcttcaaaaaatgaaaatgaaatgtgtCTTCTTAACTTGAATAAGTATGGAGATGTCTTTTCACAACATTTCAAACTTTCCAAAAGTAGTGATGATTTAGTTAACAAGGAGGACATAGAGATTGGCAAAAGAATTTTAAGCCATTGGCAGGATCATGTAAATTCGACTGCAGAGAAAGCAGAGCAACATCAGTATATGGAGGGATCTCAATTTTTACAAAAGCTTGTTAAAAGAGACAGTGTTATTGCCACCAGTTTATGTGAAATGTTCATGGGACTTCCAGACTTTGCAATTGATGAAAAGGAATGTACAGATGAAAGTACCTCCAGAAAATGTTTGGGACTTGagattaaatataaaaaaagtcaAGAAAGGCAAGCAATCCCAACAACAGAAGCAGAAAGAATGGTTACAGAGCTTAGTAGATGA